The window TGCTCTTGAATTACGTGCTTCATATCCTGATACCGTTTTGCCCGGTTTTCACATGAATAAAAAACATTGGAATACAATAAAAATGAATTCAACTGTAAATGATGATTTAGTAAAGCAATGGATTGACGATTCTTACAGTTTGGTTGTGAGCAAGATGACTAAAAAACAGCAAGGGAAAATTCTGAATCAAAAGTAAAATTAAATGCCAATACGTCAGACTGTCTAAAAAAATCAACAAATTGTAGATAGTGTCTCTAAGAAAACTCTGCAAAATTAGATTCCTATCTTTCTCAACTCACTGATGCTAAGGCATCGCCTCGTCTCAAAAAATAAAAATCTTACATGCCTGACGGCAGGCAGGTCAAAAATCTTAGAAATCATAAAATTTGATAGTTTTCTTAGAGGCACTACCTATATATGCAGATAAACGGAACTTTATTAATATGATTACAGAAATTATCCATAGAAACGAAAAGCACTTATCAATTAGTTTTAAGTATGATACAAAGTTTATTGCAGTTCTCAAAACAATTGATGGCTACAAATGGAGTCAAACAAAAAAGTGCTGGCATATTCCAAATAATTTGGAAAGTAAAAAAAACTATCGAAATTACGTTCAAAAATGTTTGTAGTTTTGAAAAAAATAAAACACATAAATCAAGAAATAAAAGCTTGATTTTAAGAAAGATGTGTTGATGTTTGAATCAAAATAAATAATAATTTTAAAATAAAAATGGGGAAAATTTGGAAGAAACAAAAACTTTATTTACATTTGTTTCTAATTTAAATACAAATATCTTTATTAAATTATGCAATTAATCTTTTTACATAGAAAAATGGGGAAATAATGAAACTGTTAGTAATTACTTTGCTTTACTTAACAATATGTTTTAGCCCCCACAAGATCAGAGTATCAAAACTCTGTTTACCTATGCTTAGTTTAGTAATGGATGATGTATTTATTGAAGTGAACAACTAATCATGGAAATCAAAACATTTAATTACCTATTCAAAAAGATTTCCTATATTAGCAATATCAATTAATGCTTCTCTAACTACTACAAGCAGGCTTTCCTATAGCATATTATTAATTATGATTAAATTATTGATTATGAAAGTTATTAAAAGTATTTTTTTGCTCTTATGTTTAATTTTTTTGGGTAACAACGTTTTCTCACAATCCAAACCCATTACGAACAATGATACGGTTGAAATATATAAAAATCAGTATGTTTCCTTTAATGTACTTAGGAATGATATAATTGATACTGGAAGAGCTTTTAAATTTTATCCAAGAAAAATTGTCAACAAAGAACATTGGGAGGCATATTACGACACAATGAGAAAAGATGGTGATAGCTCGATTTACTATAAACCTACTCCATACTTTTATGGAAACGTGAATATTTCATATTGGATATGGTACTCAGATAGTGGAGTTGCATATAGAGATACTGGATACTTACATGTAATTGTTAAAAATGTTGAAGACAAATCATTTGACACTATTTCTGCTAATAATATTTCAGCAGGTATCAATTCAAATGGGGATCTATTTTGGGATTACTGTAAAAAACATTTTAAAGTTCCAAAAAATGAAAACATAAACTC of the Bacteroidota bacterium genome contains:
- a CDS encoding MmcQ/YjbR family DNA-binding protein, with the translated sequence MNIDEIREYCLSKKAVTESFPFDEVTLVFKVLDKMFLLSNLDGDLSINIKCDPENALELRASYPDTVLPGFHMNKKHWNTIKMNSTVNDDLVKQWIDDSYSLVVSKMTKKQQGKILNQK